From Sebaldella sp. S0638, a single genomic window includes:
- a CDS encoding ElyC/SanA/YdcF family protein has product MENLNVTAENINIIGNFLSRRDIPSLTKEELKNRYAVEKADIIILFGGSIIHGWDVAAKAIKDDLAEKLLISGGIGHTTDELRSIIFEKFPGIKTENRSEADIIADYIKLKYDINSPLIENQSTNCGNNVTFALNTLKENSIFPKNIIIIQDSTMQERMDATFKLIFKDNSINIINFAPYIARVKSDGNKLIFENSDITGMWSMKKYINLLMGEIPRLCDNENGYGPKGMNFITSVDIPGEVLDAFNYLKKYYASYVRVANEKFKS; this is encoded by the coding sequence ATGGAAAATCTGAACGTAACCGCTGAAAACATTAATATTATAGGCAATTTTTTATCAAGACGTGATATTCCTTCTCTGACAAAGGAAGAACTGAAAAACAGATATGCTGTTGAGAAGGCTGATATAATTATACTTTTCGGTGGGAGTATAATTCACGGCTGGGATGTTGCTGCCAAAGCGATCAAAGATGATCTGGCTGAAAAACTTCTCATCTCCGGAGGTATCGGGCATACTACCGACGAGTTACGGAGTATTATTTTTGAAAAATTTCCCGGCATAAAAACTGAAAATCGTTCAGAAGCCGATATTATTGCTGACTACATTAAACTAAAATATGACATTAATAGCCCTCTGATTGAAAACCAATCTACAAACTGCGGTAATAATGTTACCTTTGCTCTGAATACGTTGAAAGAAAATTCCATTTTCCCCAAAAATATAATAATAATTCAGGATTCTACAATGCAGGAAAGAATGGACGCCACATTTAAGCTGATTTTCAAAGATAACAGCATAAATATAATTAATTTCGCCCCTTATATTGCCAGAGTCAAAAGTGATGGAAACAAACTGATTTTTGAAAATTCAGATATCACAGGAATGTGGAGTATGAAAAAATATATAAATCTTTTAATGGGAGAAATCCCCAGATTGTGCGACAATGAAAATGGTTACGGGCCTAAAGGGATGAATTTTATTACTTCTGTAGACATTCCGGGTGAAGTTCTTGACGCATTTAATTATTTAAAAAAGTATTATGCTTCTTATGTAAGAGTGGCAAATGAGAAATTCAAATCATAA